DNA sequence from the Streptomyces sp. NBC_01264 genome:
GGCCGGGACCTGCTGTCCGCCCACGTCCACGTGGTCCGGGTAGAGGCCGCGGGCGTTCATCTCACGGCCGATCGCCGCGATCGTGCGGGGGTGGGCGAGGAAGAGCTTGGTGCCGCGGCGGCGGCAGAGCAGCTCGTCCATGTCGTCCGGGGTGGGCGGGCCGGAGTGGGTCTGGATCCGCTGCTTGAAGGCGGCGTTGTGGAGCAGGCCGAACTCCCGGTTGTTCACCAGCTCGTGTTCCTGGCGTTCGCGCAACGCCTCGATGGTGAGCCGGAGTTGCTCCTCGGTCTGGTTCATCGGCCCGTTGTAGAGGTCGGCGACCCTCGTGTGCACCCGCAGGACGGTCTGGGCGATGGAGAGTTCGTACTCGCGCGGCTTCGATTCGTAGTCGACGAAGGTGCCGGGCAGTTCAGCCTCACCGATGTGGCCGGCCGACATCGCGATCTCGGCCTCGCCGTGCTTGTTCTGCCGCTGCAGGGGCAGCGAGCTGAACCGCTGGATGTGCTCCTGGAGGTGCGGCGCCCCGGACACGATGCCGCCGAAGTCGGCGCGGGAGAGCGTGAGCAGGGTGCCGGGGGTCTCGGCGGTGGCCGTGTAGTCCCACCGGGCGTCGGAGTCCAGCAGGGCGTTCTCGCCGAACCGGTCGCCGTCGGCGAGCACCGCGACGGAGATCTCGTCGCCGTACTTGCCCGCGGAGGTCTGGCTGATCCGGCCGTGGGCGATCAAGTGGATCTGCTCGGCGGGGGCGCCCCGCTCGACCAGCACCTCGCCGGCCCGGAAATCGCGCTGGACGCACCGGCCGGCGATCGCCGTCAGCACTTCCTCGTCGTCGAAGCCGCGCAGCAGGGCGAGTTCGCCGAGTTCGCGCGGGATCACCTGGACACGGGCACCGTCCTGGACGAACTCGATGCTCCCGTCGCCGACGGTGTAGCTCAGCCGGCGGTTCACCCGGTAGGCGCCGCCCTTGGTCTCCACCCAGGGCAGCATCCTCAGCAGCCAGCGGGAGGTGATCTCCTGCATCTGCGGGGCGGACTTGGTCGTGGTGGCAAGGTTGCGGGCGGCCGACGTGCCCAGGCTGGACTGCTTGGGCGGATCCAGCTGTGCTTCCGGGCTGGTGTCAACGGTCATCGGTCGGGCTCTCCTTTATCAGCGGGGAAAGAAGGGCGAACGTCTGCGCGTCCGTCCAGATCCCGGGGAACCGTAACGGCGGAGATCCCGGGCCCACCGTGAAAAAACGTTGCCGTTGCTTCGTTCCAGTGATCCTTCACCTCGGAGGGTTTGATCGGCGGACCAACGATTTCCAGCCGGGCCGCGCGGCCCCGCCGACCGCGGGTGATCCGTCGGGTCAGGCGTACATGTCCTTCTCGTCGTACGAGGGCCCGTAGTAGCGCTCCAGCTCCTCCAGGGACTCGTGCGTGCGCTCCAGGCTCTTGGAGATCCGCGCCCGGGACGGGGCGGCTTCCGGGTTCCAGGTCTCCGGCTTCCACAGGGCGGAGCGCACGAAGGCCCTGGAGCAATGGAAATAGGCCTGCTCGACCTCCACGAGGAGGGCCAGGGCCGGGCGGTGCCCCTTGACGGTCAGGTCGTCGAAGAAGGGAGCGTCGCGCAGCAGCCGGGCCCGGCCGTTGATGCGCAGGGAGTCTCCGCGGCCCGGAATGAGGAAGAGCAGACCGACGTGGGGGTTGGTGAGGATGTTGCGGTAGCTGTCCGCACGGCGGTTTCCGGGGCGGTCCGGGATCACGAGGGTGGTGTCGTCCAGGACCTTGGCGAAGCCGGCCGGGTCGCCCTTGGGCGAGACGTCGCAGCTGCCGTCGGCGGCGGAGGTGGAGATCAGGCAGAGCGGGGAACGTGCGAGCCACTCCACGTGGTGCTCGTGGAGGGTCCGCCGCTCCTTGCCCAGGGCAACCGCGGTCGGCTCGCCGAGGAGCTCGCGCAGTTCCCCCTCGGTGGTGATCTCCTCGTACGCCCCTGTGTCCGCAGCCATTGCCCCGCCCCCGCATCCGTGTCCGCGGCCATACCCGCCGCCCCACCGCGACTATGCCACTGGTTTCGCGTACGAAGGAGGACCCCTCCCGAGCGGCGGTCTTCATTGAATCGTCCTAATGGGTGCTTGACCGATCAACCTTCGGCACGTAACTTCGACCGCACCAACTCGTGAGCCACTGGAAGGGGGCGAAGCCGGATGTCCACCATCTCCGCACCGCTTCGCCTCACCCACCAGACCGCTTGGGCTCCGGGTCGAGTCGCACACGGCTGCTGAAGCGGCCCTTCCCCGGCGTGCCCTTCGCGCGGCCCCGGGGGTTTTTCGTTCCACCGTCTCCTCACCACCCCTGTCATCTCTCACGGCACTTCGTTGCGTGCCGAATCGTCGCGCTCCCGGTTTGTCGAGCTGCGACCACTGAACGAGAAAGCTCCTGCACATGGCGACTAGGACAGCCCGATCGACCGCGCCCCGAAACGAGGACGCACCGTGGTAGCGGCGCGCATCACCGTCAACGGCAAGGAAACACCGATCGCTCCGGCCGCGGCCCACACCACGGTGCTGGACTTCCTGCGCGACCGCGGCCTCACCGGCACCAAGGAGGGCTGCGCCGAGGGTGAATGCGGCGCCTGTTCGGTGCTCGTGGCCCGGCCCGGGGTGAACAAGCCCACCGACTGGGTGGCGGTCAACGCCTGCCTGGTTCCGGCCCTGGCGCTCGACGGCCAGGAGGTCATCACCTCCGAGGGCCTCGCCACCGTCGACGAATCCGGCGCGGCCACGGCGCTGCACCCCGTACAGGAGGAGATGGCCGTCCGCGGCGGCTCCCAATGCGGTTACTGCACACCGGGGTTCATCTGCAGCATGGCCTCCGAGTACTACCGGCCGGACCGCTGCGCCCACGGGGACACGGCTCACGACGCCGCATCCGACGCCGACGCCGACGCCGAGGACGGTCCGAACGGCTTCGATCTGCACGCGCTGAGCGGGAACCTCTGCCGCTGCACCGGCTACCGCCCCATCCGCGACGCGGCGTTCGCCGTCGGCTCGCCCGCCGAGGACGACGTCCTGGCGCAGCGTCGCGAGCAGGCCCCGCCCGAGGCCGCCGCCACCGAATACACCCGGGACGACAGCGCGTTCCTGCGCCCCGGCACCCTCGCGGAGACGGTGCGGCTGCTGCGCGAGCGGCCCGGGGCCGTGGTGGTGGCCGGCAGCACCGACTGGGGCGTGGAAGTGAACATCCGCTCCCGCCGGGCGGATTGCGTGATCGCCGTCGACCGGCTGCCCGAACTGCGGGAGCTGCGCGTCGAATCGGATCACATCGAGATCGGCGCGGCGCAGACGCTCACCGAGATCGAACGCCGCCTCGACGGCAGCGTCCCGCTCCTGGCGGAGCTGTTCCCGCAGTTCGCGTCCCGGCTCATCCGCAACAGTGCGACCCTCGGCGGCAACCTCGGTACCGGCTCCCCCATCGGTGACAGTCCGCCGGTGCTGCTCGCGCTGGAGGCCTCGCTGCTGCTGGCCGGCCCCGACGGAGAGCGCGAGGTCCCCCTGGCCGAGTACTTCACCGGCTACCGGCAGAGCGTGCGCCGTCCCGGGGAACTGATCCGCGCGGTGCGCGTCCCGCTGCCGCTGTCGCCCGTCACGGCCTTCCACAAGATCGCCAAGCGGCGCTTCGACGACATCTCCAGCGTGGCGGTCGCCTTCGCCCTCGACATCGAGGACGGGATCGTCCGCAAGGCGCGCATCGGCCTGGGCGGCGTGGCCGCCACCCCGATCCGCGCCCTCACCACCGAGGCCGCCCTGGAGGGCAGGGCCTGGACGGCGGAGACCGTCGAGGCCGCGGCCCGGATCCTGCGGGCCGAGGGCACCCCGATGGACGACCACCGTGCCAGCGCCCTCTACCGCTCCGCGATGCTCGGCCAGAGCCTGAACAAGCTGTACGCGCAAACCACCGAGGCGGTGTCGTCATGAGCCAGTTGTCCGAGCGTCCCGAAAAGCCCGTCGTCGGTCTGTCGATGCCGCACGAGAGTGCCAACCTGCACGTCACCGGAGCGGCGCTCTACACCGACGACCTGGTCCACCGTACGAAGGACGTCCTGCACGCCTACCCGGTCCAGGTCATGAAGGCCCACGGCAGGATCACGGCGCTGCGCACCGAGCCCGCGCTCGCCGTGCCGGGCGTGGTCCGCGTACTGACCGGGGCCGACGTGCCCGGCGTCAACGACGCCGGGATGAAGCACGACGAACCGCTGTTCCCCGACACGGTCATGTTCCACGGCCACGCGGTCGCCTGGGTCCTGGGCGAGACCGTGGAGGCGGCCCGGCTCGGTGCGGCGGCCGTCGAGGTGGAGCTCGACGAACTGCCCTCCGTGATCACCCTGCGGGAGGCGATCGAGACCGGGAGCTTCCACGGCGCCCGGCCGCTGATGGTGACCGGAGACGTGGACGCCGGTTTCGAGGACTCCGCGCACGTGTTCACCGGGGAGTTCCAGTTCTCCGACCAGGAGCACTTCTACCTCGAGACGCACGCGGCGCTCGCCCTCCTGGACGAGAACGGGCAGATGTTCGTCCAGAGCAGCACCCAGCACCCGTCGGAGACCCAGGAGATCGTCGCCCACGTACTCGGCCTGCACAGCCACGAGGTGACCGTGCAGTGCCTGCGGATGGGCGGCGGCTTCGGCGGCAAGGAGATGCAGCCGCACGGGTTCGCGGCCGTCGCCGCGCTCGGCGCCAAGCTCACCGGCCGGCCGGTCCGGGTACGGCTCAACCGGACCCAGGACCTGACCATGTCCGGCAAGCGCCACGGGTTCCACGCCACGTGGCGGATCGGCTTCGACGCCGAGGGCCGCATCCAGGCCCTGGACGCCACGCTGACCGCCGACGGCGGCTGGAGCCTGGACCTGTCCGAGCCCG
Encoded proteins:
- a CDS encoding family 2B encapsulin nanocompartment shell protein, with the protein product MTVDTSPEAQLDPPKQSSLGTSAARNLATTTKSAPQMQEITSRWLLRMLPWVETKGGAYRVNRRLSYTVGDGSIEFVQDGARVQVIPRELGELALLRGFDDEEVLTAIAGRCVQRDFRAGEVLVERGAPAEQIHLIAHGRISQTSAGKYGDEISVAVLADGDRFGENALLDSDARWDYTATAETPGTLLTLSRADFGGIVSGAPHLQEHIQRFSSLPLQRQNKHGEAEIAMSAGHIGEAELPGTFVDYESKPREYELSIAQTVLRVHTRVADLYNGPMNQTEEQLRLTIEALRERQEHELVNNREFGLLHNAAFKQRIQTHSGPPTPDDMDELLCRRRGTKLFLAHPRTIAAIGREMNARGLYPDHVDVGGQQVPAWRGVPILPCNKIPITKENTSSILAMRTGEDNQGVIGLRQTGLPEEYEPGLSVRFMGIDEKSIISYLVTTYYSAAILVPDALGVLENVQIARRSD
- a CDS encoding pyridoxamine 5'-phosphate oxidase family protein, whose product is MAADTGAYEEITTEGELRELLGEPTAVALGKERRTLHEHHVEWLARSPLCLISTSAADGSCDVSPKGDPAGFAKVLDDTTLVIPDRPGNRRADSYRNILTNPHVGLLFLIPGRGDSLRINGRARLLRDAPFFDDLTVKGHRPALALLVEVEQAYFHCSRAFVRSALWKPETWNPEAAPSRARISKSLERTHESLEELERYYGPSYDEKDMYA
- a CDS encoding xanthine dehydrogenase small subunit, whose protein sequence is MVAARITVNGKETPIAPAAAHTTVLDFLRDRGLTGTKEGCAEGECGACSVLVARPGVNKPTDWVAVNACLVPALALDGQEVITSEGLATVDESGAATALHPVQEEMAVRGGSQCGYCTPGFICSMASEYYRPDRCAHGDTAHDAASDADADAEDGPNGFDLHALSGNLCRCTGYRPIRDAAFAVGSPAEDDVLAQRREQAPPEAAATEYTRDDSAFLRPGTLAETVRLLRERPGAVVVAGSTDWGVEVNIRSRRADCVIAVDRLPELRELRVESDHIEIGAAQTLTEIERRLDGSVPLLAELFPQFASRLIRNSATLGGNLGTGSPIGDSPPVLLALEASLLLAGPDGEREVPLAEYFTGYRQSVRRPGELIRAVRVPLPLSPVTAFHKIAKRRFDDISSVAVAFALDIEDGIVRKARIGLGGVAATPIRALTTEAALEGRAWTAETVEAAARILRAEGTPMDDHRASALYRSAMLGQSLNKLYAQTTEAVSS